A genome region from Methylorubrum populi includes the following:
- a CDS encoding DJ-1/PfpI family protein yields MPIEIGFLVFPRVQQLDLTGPYEVLAMVPGTRVHLVAKALGPIESATGLILTPTVSFADCPVLDVICVPGGSGVNPLMEDAETLDFLRRQAETARYLTSVCTGALALGAAGLLRGRRATTHWAAHDLLAAFGAIPTEGRVVRDGNLITGGGVTAGIDFGLTLAAELADEATAQAIQLHQEYAPAPPFDAGRPETAGPGILAAARERLSATRREREAIVARVARVRG; encoded by the coding sequence ATGCCCATCGAGATCGGTTTCCTCGTCTTTCCCCGGGTGCAGCAGCTCGATCTGACCGGCCCCTACGAGGTGCTGGCGATGGTGCCGGGCACCCGCGTCCATCTCGTCGCCAAGGCGCTCGGCCCCATCGAGAGTGCCACGGGCCTCATCCTCACGCCGACGGTGAGCTTCGCCGACTGCCCCGTCCTCGACGTGATCTGCGTGCCGGGCGGTTCGGGGGTCAATCCGCTCATGGAGGATGCCGAGACCCTCGACTTCCTGCGCCGGCAGGCGGAGACGGCGCGCTACCTCACCTCCGTCTGCACCGGCGCCCTGGCGCTCGGCGCGGCCGGGCTTCTGCGGGGCAGGCGGGCCACGACCCACTGGGCGGCCCACGACCTGCTCGCCGCCTTCGGGGCGATCCCGACGGAAGGGCGCGTGGTGCGCGACGGCAACCTGATCACCGGCGGCGGCGTGACCGCGGGCATCGATTTCGGCCTGACGCTCGCCGCCGAACTGGCCGACGAAGCCACGGCACAGGCGATCCAGCTCCATCAGGAATACGCCCCGGCTCCGCCCTTCGACGCCGGCCGACCCGAGACCGCCGGGCCCGGGATCCTCGCGGCCGCGCGCGAGCGGCTCTCGGCGACGCGCCGGGAGCGGGAGGCGATCGTCGCGCGGGTGGCGCGGGTCCGGGGCTGA
- a CDS encoding multidrug efflux RND transporter permease subunit yields MARFFIDRPVFAWVVALFILLCGALSIPMLPIAQYPIIAPPAIALSTSYPGASVENLYTGTTRLIEDELNGAANILSFESASDSFGVIEITASFRPGTDPGYAGVEVQNRLKRVEARLPAEVRQQGILVEEASAATLNIITLVSTDGKTDEVGLGDFLIRNVINEIRRIPGVGRATLYSTERALRIWIDPDKLRGLSLNAADVTKAIGRQNVQIASGAVGAQPSPERHAVNFPIIVKGQMTEPEAFGAIVLRANPDGSNVRLRDVARIELGGDDYKFTTRLDGGPAAGISVTLAPDGNAIETAKAIRAKMVELSRFFPDTVKWDIPYDITPAVDASIEKVLHTLVEAVVLVFVVMFLFLQNIRYTLIPTIVVPIALFGTCTVMLLAGFSVNVLTMFGMVLAIGILVDDAIVVVENVERIMNEEGLPPKEATRKAMGQITGAIIGITLVLVAVFIPMAFFPGSVGIIYRQFSIAMVTSIAFSALLALSLTPALCATMLKPIPQGHGHAKGGVFGMFNRFVDRETARYGRGVAWFIRKSGRVMLIYLALVAGVAFAFLRLPEGFLPLEDQGFFTVDIQTPPGSSFNRTEAAVKKVEDHLLAQPGVATVTVINGFSFSGQGQMTSQAFVTLKPWSERDADNSAAKLVEGTNKALGSYKDAVIQALEPPPIDNLGNASGFSFRLQDRAQKGYSALMAAQEQLLSLARKSPILTKVYVEGLPPAPEAELIIDREKAAALGVDFEDINNTIQINLGSVYVNDFPNRGKMQRVIVQSEDLQRLNAADLLNYAVKNAQGTMVPMSSFADLKWSVGPAQIIGFNGYQSVRFTGDPAPGYTTGDTIKEMERLMTFLPKGFGYAWTGQSLQEKEAGSQASLLLALSVLIVFLCLAALYESWSIPFSVLLVIPLGVIGSVAAVYLRGLPNDVYFKIGLITIIGLSAKNAILIVEFARDLWKPGTNIVQATIQAATLRFRPIVMTSLAFVFGVVPLAIATGAASKSQQAIGTGVMGGMISATVLAVFFVPVFFVVVMRLFRRKDVAAGENAEAVPVEDHHGHSVPAE; encoded by the coding sequence ATGGCCCGCTTCTTCATCGACCGGCCGGTCTTCGCCTGGGTCGTCGCGCTGTTCATCCTTCTGTGCGGCGCGCTCTCGATCCCGATGCTGCCGATCGCGCAGTACCCGATCATCGCGCCCCCGGCGATCGCGCTCTCGACCTCCTATCCGGGTGCGTCCGTCGAGAACCTCTACACCGGCACGACGCGGCTGATCGAGGACGAACTCAACGGCGCGGCCAACATCCTGAGCTTCGAATCGGCCTCCGACTCGTTCGGCGTGATCGAGATCACCGCGAGCTTCCGGCCCGGAACCGACCCCGGCTATGCCGGCGTCGAGGTGCAGAACCGCCTCAAGCGCGTCGAGGCGCGCCTGCCGGCCGAGGTGCGCCAGCAGGGCATCCTCGTGGAGGAGGCCTCCGCCGCGACGCTGAACATCATCACGCTGGTCTCCACCGACGGGAAGACCGACGAGGTGGGCCTGGGCGACTTCCTGATCCGCAACGTCATCAACGAGATCCGCCGCATTCCCGGCGTCGGCCGCGCCACCCTCTACTCGACCGAGCGGGCGCTGCGGATCTGGATCGACCCGGACAAGCTGCGCGGCCTTTCCCTCAACGCCGCCGACGTGACCAAGGCGATCGGCCGCCAGAACGTCCAGATCGCCTCCGGCGCGGTCGGCGCGCAGCCGTCGCCCGAACGCCACGCCGTCAACTTCCCGATCATCGTCAAGGGGCAGATGACCGAGCCGGAGGCCTTCGGCGCCATCGTGTTGCGGGCCAATCCCGACGGCTCGAACGTGCGCCTGCGCGACGTCGCCCGGATCGAACTCGGCGGCGACGACTACAAGTTCACGACCCGCCTCGACGGCGGCCCGGCGGCGGGCATCTCGGTGACGCTCGCGCCCGACGGCAACGCCATCGAGACGGCCAAGGCGATCCGCGCCAAGATGGTGGAACTGTCCCGGTTCTTCCCCGACACGGTGAAGTGGGACATCCCCTACGACATCACGCCCGCCGTCGACGCCTCGATCGAGAAGGTGCTGCACACCCTGGTCGAGGCGGTGGTGCTCGTCTTCGTCGTGATGTTCCTGTTCCTGCAGAACATCCGCTACACCCTGATCCCGACCATCGTCGTGCCGATCGCCCTGTTCGGCACCTGCACGGTGATGCTGCTGGCGGGTTTCTCCGTGAACGTGCTGACCATGTTCGGCATGGTGCTCGCCATCGGCATCCTCGTCGACGACGCCATCGTCGTGGTCGAGAACGTCGAGCGCATCATGAACGAGGAGGGTCTGCCGCCGAAGGAGGCGACCCGCAAGGCCATGGGCCAGATCACCGGGGCGATCATCGGCATCACCCTGGTGCTGGTGGCCGTGTTCATCCCGATGGCGTTCTTCCCCGGCTCGGTCGGCATCATCTACCGGCAGTTCTCGATCGCGATGGTGACCTCCATCGCCTTCTCGGCCCTGCTCGCCCTGTCGCTGACCCCGGCACTCTGCGCCACGATGCTGAAACCCATCCCGCAGGGGCACGGCCACGCCAAGGGCGGCGTGTTCGGGATGTTCAACCGCTTCGTCGACCGCGAGACCGCCCGCTACGGCCGCGGCGTGGCGTGGTTCATCAGGAAGTCCGGCCGGGTGATGCTGATCTACCTCGCGCTGGTCGCGGGCGTCGCCTTCGCCTTCCTGCGCCTGCCGGAGGGCTTCCTGCCGCTGGAGGACCAGGGCTTCTTCACCGTCGACATCCAGACCCCGCCGGGCTCCTCCTTCAACCGCACGGAAGCCGCGGTGAAGAAGGTCGAGGACCATCTGCTCGCCCAGCCGGGCGTCGCCACGGTGACGGTGATCAACGGCTTCTCCTTCTCCGGCCAGGGCCAGATGACGAGCCAGGCCTTCGTGACGCTCAAGCCCTGGTCCGAGCGCGATGCGGACAATTCCGCGGCCAAGCTGGTCGAGGGCACCAACAAGGCCCTCGGGAGCTACAAGGATGCGGTGATCCAGGCGCTGGAGCCGCCGCCGATCGACAATCTCGGCAACGCCTCGGGCTTCTCGTTCCGCCTCCAGGACCGGGCGCAGAAGGGCTACTCGGCGCTCATGGCCGCCCAGGAGCAGTTGCTGTCGCTCGCCCGCAAGAGCCCGATCCTCACCAAGGTCTACGTCGAGGGCCTGCCGCCCGCACCCGAGGCCGAACTCATCATCGACCGCGAGAAGGCGGCGGCGCTGGGCGTCGATTTCGAGGACATCAACAACACGATCCAGATCAATCTCGGCTCGGTCTACGTCAACGACTTCCCGAACCGCGGAAAGATGCAGCGCGTGATCGTGCAGTCCGAGGATCTCCAGCGTCTCAACGCGGCGGACCTCCTGAACTACGCGGTCAAGAACGCGCAGGGGACGATGGTGCCGATGTCCTCCTTCGCCGACCTGAAATGGAGCGTCGGCCCGGCCCAGATCATCGGCTTCAACGGCTACCAATCGGTGCGCTTCACCGGCGATCCGGCCCCCGGCTACACCACCGGCGACACCATCAAGGAGATGGAACGGCTGATGACCTTCCTGCCGAAGGGCTTCGGCTACGCCTGGACCGGCCAGTCGCTGCAGGAGAAGGAGGCGGGCAGCCAGGCCTCGCTGCTGCTGGCGCTCTCGGTGCTGATCGTGTTCCTGTGTCTCGCCGCGCTCTACGAGAGCTGGTCGATCCCGTTCTCGGTGCTGCTGGTGATCCCGCTCGGCGTGATCGGCTCGGTGGCGGCGGTGTATCTGCGCGGCCTGCCCAACGACGTCTACTTCAAGATCGGGCTGATCACGATCATCGGCCTCTCGGCCAAGAACGCGATCCTGATCGTGGAGTTCGCCCGCGACCTGTGGAAGCCCGGCACCAACATCGTCCAGGCGACGATCCAGGCGGCGACCCTGCGCTTCCGTCCGATCGTGATGACCTCGCTCGCCTTCGTCTTCGGCGTGGTGCCGCTGGCGATCGCCACCGGCGCCGCCTCGAAGAGCCAGCAGGCGATCGGCACCGGCGTGATGGGCGGCATGATCTCGGCCACCGTGCTCGCGGTGTTCTTCGTGCCGGTGTTCTTCGTGGTGGTGATGCGCCTGTTCCGACGCAAGGACGTGGCCGCGGGGGAGAACGCGGAGGCGGTGCCCGTCGAGGACCACCATGGGCATTCGGTGCCGGCGGAGTAG
- a CDS encoding SMI1/KNR4 family protein has product MWENVFRDLRPGLASSEADLARAEAELGFTLPGSYRSFARECGAGRIGGHVRIFTPVPVAAADLSARSHLIAHGVALALDGLRDGDSDEPHRFTIEGDADADLMGRACFFGQTERGDFLFFDVTPGFPEYDIWVLCADLETVHFGGADLAAFVRGLQGLEILHILGEGEGPLPPRFEGDDAAALGRWGATAS; this is encoded by the coding sequence ATGTGGGAGAACGTCTTCCGGGACCTGCGCCCGGGCCTCGCTTCGAGCGAGGCGGATCTCGCCCGCGCCGAGGCCGAACTGGGCTTCACCCTTCCCGGGAGCTACCGCAGCTTCGCTCGAGAGTGCGGCGCCGGGCGGATCGGCGGGCACGTCCGCATCTTCACGCCGGTTCCGGTGGCGGCGGCGGACCTGAGCGCCCGCTCCCACCTGATCGCCCACGGCGTGGCGCTCGCCCTCGACGGCCTGCGGGACGGCGATAGCGACGAGCCGCACCGCTTCACCATCGAAGGCGACGCCGATGCCGACCTGATGGGGCGGGCCTGCTTCTTCGGGCAGACCGAGCGGGGCGACTTCCTGTTCTTCGACGTCACGCCGGGTTTCCCCGAATACGACATCTGGGTGCTGTGCGCCGATCTGGAGACGGTGCATTTCGGCGGGGCGGATCTCGCCGCCTTCGTCCGCGGCCTCCAGGGGCTGGAGATCCTGCACATCCTCGGCGAGGGCGAAGGCCCGCTGCCCCCGCGCTTCGAGGGCGACGACGCGGCGGCGCTGGGGCGATGGGGAGCGACGGCTTCGTGA
- a CDS encoding efflux RND transporter periplasmic adaptor subunit has translation MTPSPQSSGPAPGSAEAGPRRFRWTLPAALLAGAVLVAVSACNERKAAAPVPLPPPEVSVVSVRPQPIPYVRDLPGRVAPMRIAEVRSRVSGLVVRRLFEQGSHVNEGDVLYKIDPAPYQVDLASAEATLANREAALVLANQQAERLETLLARNTASQAQYDTAFAARKQAEAEVAGAKAARDRARLNLSWTDVRAPISGRIGRALLTEGTLIESGSTGVLATIQQLDPIYVDITQSVGELNKLRRDIASGELSKLAADTANVHLIMDDGTLYGSAGRLLFSDVTADPSTGQVTLRVQFPNPHNELFPGMYVRARIKQGIDSDAIAVPQQAIQRTNDGKPEVWVVKPDGKVMLQPVEVGPVVGGNWLIREGLESGERVVVEGFQKITAGIEVKTVPWKTEAAAEEAKPIDTDSHDTDGKETGGKETAGKGAAATDPAAQPVAQFAD, from the coding sequence GTGACGCCGTCCCCCCAGTCGTCCGGCCCTGCGCCCGGCTCCGCCGAGGCTGGCCCTCGCCGTTTCCGCTGGACCCTTCCGGCCGCGCTCCTCGCCGGTGCCGTCCTCGTCGCCGTCTCGGCCTGCAACGAGCGGAAGGCCGCCGCGCCCGTGCCGCTGCCGCCGCCGGAGGTCAGCGTCGTCAGCGTGCGCCCGCAGCCGATTCCCTACGTCCGCGACCTGCCCGGCCGTGTCGCGCCGATGCGCATCGCCGAGGTGCGCTCGCGAGTGTCGGGGCTGGTGGTCCGGCGCCTGTTCGAGCAGGGCAGCCACGTCAACGAGGGCGATGTCCTCTACAAGATCGACCCCGCGCCCTATCAGGTCGATCTCGCCAGCGCCGAGGCGACGCTGGCCAACCGTGAGGCGGCGCTGGTTCTGGCCAACCAGCAGGCCGAGCGTCTGGAGACCCTGCTCGCCCGCAACACCGCGAGCCAGGCGCAGTACGACACGGCCTTCGCCGCCAGGAAGCAGGCCGAGGCCGAGGTCGCCGGCGCCAAGGCGGCCCGCGACCGGGCCCGGCTCAACCTGTCCTGGACCGACGTGCGCGCGCCGATCTCCGGCCGCATCGGCCGGGCGCTGCTCACCGAGGGGACGCTGATCGAATCCGGCTCGACCGGCGTGCTCGCCACGATCCAGCAGCTCGACCCGATCTACGTCGACATCACCCAGTCGGTCGGCGAGCTGAACAAGCTGCGCCGCGACATCGCCTCGGGCGAACTCTCCAAGCTCGCCGCCGACACCGCCAACGTCCACCTCATCATGGACGACGGCACGCTCTACGGCTCGGCCGGGCGCCTGCTGTTCTCCGACGTCACCGCCGATCCGAGCACCGGCCAAGTGACCCTGCGCGTGCAGTTCCCCAACCCGCACAACGAGCTCTTTCCCGGCATGTATGTCCGCGCCCGGATCAAGCAGGGCATCGATTCGGACGCCATCGCCGTGCCGCAGCAGGCGATCCAGCGCACCAACGACGGCAAGCCCGAGGTCTGGGTGGTCAAGCCCGACGGCAAGGTCATGCTCCAGCCGGTCGAAGTCGGCCCGGTGGTCGGCGGCAACTGGCTGATCCGCGAGGGCCTGGAGAGCGGCGAGCGGGTCGTGGTCGAGGGTTTCCAGAAGATCACCGCGGGCATCGAGGTGAAGACCGTCCCCTGGAAGACGGAAGCGGCGGCCGAAGAGGCCAAGCCGATCGACACCGACAGCCACGACACGGACGGCAAGGAGACGGGGGGAAAGGAAACGGCGGGAAAGGGCGCGGCCGCGACTGATCCGGCCGCCCAGCCCGTCGCCCAGTTCGCCGACTGA
- the gatC gene encoding Asp-tRNA(Asn)/Glu-tRNA(Gln) amidotransferase subunit GatC, with protein sequence MSVDEKTVRRIAHLARIAVSDEEVGPLQGELNAILAFVEQLGAVDVAGVEPMTSVTPMRMKKRADVVNDGGRARDVVANAPETEDDYFLVPKVVE encoded by the coding sequence ATGTCGGTCGACGAGAAGACGGTACGGCGCATCGCGCATCTGGCCCGCATCGCGGTGAGCGACGAGGAAGTCGGCCCGCTCCAGGGCGAGCTCAACGCGATCCTCGCCTTCGTGGAGCAGCTCGGCGCGGTCGATGTCGCCGGCGTCGAGCCGATGACCTCGGTCACCCCGATGCGGATGAAGAAGCGCGCCGACGTCGTGAACGACGGCGGCCGGGCGCGCGACGTGGTCGCCAACGCACCCGAGACCGAGGACGACTACTTTCTCGTGCCGAAGGTCGTCGAGTAG
- a CDS encoding GIY-YIG nuclease family protein, with protein MTAFVYMLRCADGSYYVGSARGESLDRRLAEHQAGTHIGYTYHRRPVTLVYAEWFDRITDAIAAERRIKGWSRAKKEALIAEDWDRVQFLAKRPSARTGSSTPPTSS; from the coding sequence TTGACGGCGTTCGTCTACATGCTGCGCTGTGCCGACGGCAGTTATTATGTCGGCTCGGCCCGCGGTGAGTCCCTCGACAGGCGGCTGGCCGAGCATCAGGCCGGAACGCATATCGGCTACACCTATCACCGCCGCCCGGTGACGCTGGTCTATGCGGAGTGGTTCGATCGCATCACCGATGCGATCGCAGCCGAGCGCCGGATCAAGGGCTGGAGCCGCGCCAAAAAAGAGGCGCTGATCGCGGAGGATTGGGACAGGGTGCAGTTCCTGGCGAAGCGTCCTTCCGCAAGGACCGGCTCATCCACCCCGCCGACCTCATCCTGA
- a CDS encoding L,D-transpeptidase, which yields MSRLTATIALGGALAAALAPARANPLDSGPLADFINVFKMQAIPRETVAYAGKEKPGTIVISTSRRRLYYVLGGGEAIRYGVGVGRRGFSWSGTKTVTAKKEWPAWRPPSQMLARRPDLPRYMAGGQDNPLGARAMYLGSSLYRIHGSNEPETMGAAVSSGCIRMTNKDVVDLYDRVRVGTKVIVKD from the coding sequence CTGTCCCGCCTGACCGCGACGATCGCCCTGGGCGGGGCACTGGCCGCCGCGCTCGCACCGGCCCGGGCCAACCCGCTCGACAGCGGGCCGCTGGCCGATTTCATCAACGTCTTCAAGATGCAGGCCATCCCGCGCGAGACGGTGGCCTATGCCGGCAAGGAGAAGCCCGGCACGATCGTGATCTCCACGAGCCGGCGCCGGCTCTACTACGTACTCGGCGGCGGCGAGGCGATCCGCTACGGCGTCGGCGTCGGCCGCCGCGGCTTCTCGTGGTCGGGCACGAAGACGGTCACCGCCAAGAAGGAATGGCCGGCCTGGCGCCCGCCGTCGCAGATGCTCGCCCGCCGCCCGGACCTGCCGCGCTACATGGCCGGCGGCCAGGACAACCCGCTGGGCGCGCGCGCGATGTATCTCGGTTCCTCGCTCTACCGCATCCACGGCTCCAACGAGCCCGAGACGATGGGCGCAGCGGTCTCCTCCGGCTGCATCCGCATGACCAACAAGGACGTGGTGGATCTCTACGACCGGGTGCGGGTCGGCACCAAGGTGATCGTGAAGGATTGA
- the ruvX gene encoding Holliday junction resolvase RuvX — MNREEIAAFAEASRGAPRLIGLDLGTKTIGLALSDVGRRIASPLETIRRVKFTPDAGRLVALCAAHGVGGLVIGLPLNMDGSEGPRAQSSRSFARNLRPLLSLPVLFFDERLSTAAVTRTLLEADASRARRGELVDKLAAAYILQSCLDVMGGMFSEAQEADGF; from the coding sequence GTGAACCGGGAGGAGATCGCGGCCTTCGCCGAGGCCTCCCGCGGGGCGCCGCGCCTGATCGGGCTCGATCTCGGCACCAAGACCATCGGGCTCGCCCTGTCCGATGTCGGGCGGCGGATCGCCTCGCCGCTGGAGACGATCCGTCGGGTGAAGTTCACGCCCGATGCGGGGCGGCTCGTGGCGCTCTGCGCGGCGCACGGCGTCGGCGGTCTCGTGATCGGCCTGCCGCTCAACATGGACGGCTCGGAAGGCCCCCGGGCGCAGTCGAGCCGGAGCTTCGCCCGCAACCTCAGGCCGCTCCTGTCGCTGCCGGTGCTGTTCTTCGACGAGCGCCTCTCCACCGCTGCGGTCACCCGCACCCTGCTCGAAGCCGACGCCTCCCGGGCGCGCCGCGGCGAACTCGTGGACAAGCTCGCCGCCGCCTACATCCTGCAGAGCTGCCTCGACGTGATGGGCGGGATGTTTTCGGAGGCGCAGGAGGCGGACGGGTTCTAG
- the dprA gene encoding DNA-processing protein DprA, whose amino-acid sequence MQLTDAQRLDWLRLIRTDGVGPRTFRGLINRFGSASAALDALPALTKRAGKHAVPPSKAQVEREMVAADRLGARFLAMGEAAYPKALHATETAPPLIAVRGDPAVLLKASVAMVGSRNASTAGLAFTERLARGFGEAGLVVVSGLARGIDARAHKAALAGGTVAVLAGGQDRIYPENHGPLVEAIVGAGGAVVAEMPMGWVPRGRDFPRRNRIISGLSLGTVVVEAARRSGSLITARFALEQGREVFAVPGSPLDPRAEGTNDLIRQGATLVAEVEHVLSVLEPLIDGHAPSEEGLSDRPEASGTLDYWDEIDLDGTAPAAAPPFDGSEPAEPASEPADDRARLIAMLSPTPVGTDELARSTGLPVRIVQTTLLELELDGRIERHGSGAVSLAARG is encoded by the coding sequence ATGCAGCTCACCGACGCGCAACGCCTCGACTGGCTGCGCCTGATCCGCACCGACGGCGTCGGCCCGCGCACCTTCCGCGGCCTGATCAACCGCTTCGGCAGCGCATCCGCCGCCCTCGACGCCCTGCCGGCCCTGACGAAACGCGCCGGCAAGCACGCCGTACCCCCATCGAAGGCGCAGGTCGAGCGCGAGATGGTGGCCGCCGACCGCCTCGGCGCGCGCTTCCTCGCCATGGGGGAGGCGGCCTACCCCAAGGCGCTCCACGCCACCGAGACCGCGCCGCCGCTGATCGCCGTGCGCGGCGACCCGGCCGTGCTCCTGAAGGCGTCGGTGGCGATGGTCGGCTCGCGCAACGCCTCGACCGCCGGCCTCGCCTTCACCGAACGGCTCGCCCGCGGCTTCGGCGAGGCCGGCCTCGTCGTGGTCTCGGGACTCGCCCGCGGCATCGACGCCCGGGCCCACAAGGCCGCCCTCGCCGGCGGCACCGTGGCGGTGCTCGCGGGCGGGCAGGACCGGATCTACCCGGAGAACCACGGCCCCCTCGTCGAGGCGATCGTCGGCGCAGGCGGAGCGGTGGTCGCCGAGATGCCGATGGGCTGGGTGCCGCGGGGGCGCGACTTCCCCCGGCGCAACCGCATCATCTCGGGGCTCAGCCTCGGTACGGTGGTGGTCGAGGCCGCGCGCCGCTCCGGCTCCCTGATCACCGCGCGCTTCGCCCTCGAACAGGGCCGCGAGGTCTTCGCGGTCCCCGGCTCGCCGCTCGATCCGCGGGCGGAGGGCACCAACGACCTGATCCGCCAGGGCGCGACGCTGGTGGCGGAGGTGGAGCACGTCCTTTCCGTCCTCGAACCGCTGATCGACGGGCACGCCCCGTCCGAGGAGGGCCTGAGCGACCGCCCGGAGGCATCGGGGACGCTCGATTACTGGGACGAGATCGACCTCGACGGCACGGCGCCGGCCGCCGCGCCGCCGTTCGACGGGTCCGAGCCGGCCGAGCCGGCGAGCGAGCCCGCGGACGACCGCGCCCGGCTGATCGCGATGCTGAGCCCGACGCCGGTCGGGACCGACGAACTCGCCCGCTCCACCGGCCTGCCGGTCCGGATCGTGCAGACGACCCTGCTCGAACTCGAACTCGACGGCCGAATCGAGCGGCACGGCAGCGGCGCGGTGTCCCTGGCCGCACGGGGATGA
- the gatA gene encoding Asp-tRNA(Asn)/Glu-tRNA(Gln) amidotransferase subunit GatA produces MTALNELTLAEARDGLASKRFSAREIAQAHLDAIERAGALNAYLVATPDRALKMAGVSDAKIAKGEARPLEGLPLGIKDLFATQGVHTTAGSKILEGFEPHYESNVSAQLWRDGAVMLGKLNLDEFAMGSSNETSAYGNTISPWRRQGSDTPLVPGGSSGGSAAAVAAHLCLGATATDTGGSIRQPAAFTGTVGIKPTYGRCSRWGIVAYASSLDQAGPIARTVRDCAILLGSMAGHDPRDTTSVDLPVPDFEAAVSRGVKGLTIGIPKEYRVAGMPAEIQALWDRGADWLKEAGATVQEISLPHTPYALPAYYIVAPAEASSNLARYDGVRYGLRVPGRDIAGMYENTRAAGFGREVKRRIMIGTYVLSAGYYDAYYVRAQKIRTLIKRDFEAAYASGVDAILTPATPSAAFGIGEKASADPVEMYLNDVFTVTVNMAGLPGISVPAGLDAQGLPLGLQLIGRPFDEETLFAAAQTIENAAGRIGLPKAWWA; encoded by the coding sequence ATGACGGCACTCAACGAACTCACCCTGGCCGAGGCTCGCGACGGGCTGGCCTCGAAACGCTTCTCGGCCCGGGAGATCGCGCAGGCGCATCTCGACGCCATCGAGCGGGCGGGCGCGCTCAACGCCTATCTCGTCGCGACGCCCGACCGCGCCCTGAAGATGGCCGGGGTCTCCGACGCCAAGATCGCCAAGGGCGAGGCGCGGCCCCTCGAAGGCCTGCCGCTCGGCATCAAGGACCTGTTCGCCACGCAAGGGGTGCACACCACCGCGGGCTCGAAGATCCTCGAAGGCTTCGAGCCGCACTACGAGTCGAACGTCTCGGCCCAGCTCTGGCGCGACGGCGCGGTGATGCTGGGCAAGCTCAACCTCGACGAGTTCGCCATGGGCTCGTCCAACGAGACCAGCGCCTACGGCAACACGATCTCCCCCTGGCGCCGCCAGGGTTCGGATACGCCGCTCGTGCCCGGCGGCTCGTCCGGCGGCTCGGCGGCGGCGGTGGCCGCGCATCTGTGCCTGGGCGCCACCGCCACCGATACCGGCGGCTCGATCCGCCAGCCGGCGGCCTTCACCGGCACGGTCGGCATCAAGCCGACCTACGGGCGCTGCTCGCGCTGGGGCATCGTCGCCTACGCCTCCTCCCTCGATCAGGCCGGCCCGATCGCCCGCACGGTGCGGGACTGCGCGATCCTGCTCGGCTCCATGGCCGGGCACGACCCGCGCGACACCACCTCGGTCGATCTGCCGGTGCCGGATTTCGAGGCCGCGGTGTCGCGCGGCGTGAAGGGTCTCACCATCGGCATTCCGAAGGAGTACCGGGTCGCGGGCATGCCCGCCGAGATCCAGGCGTTGTGGGACCGGGGCGCGGACTGGCTGAAGGAGGCCGGCGCGACGGTCCAGGAGATCTCGCTGCCGCACACGCCCTACGCCCTGCCGGCCTACTACATCGTGGCGCCGGCGGAAGCCTCCTCGAACCTCGCCCGATACGACGGCGTGCGCTACGGCCTGCGGGTGCCGGGGCGTGACATCGCCGGGATGTACGAGAACACCCGCGCCGCCGGCTTCGGCCGCGAGGTGAAGCGGCGCATCATGATCGGCACCTACGTGCTGTCGGCCGGCTACTACGACGCCTACTACGTGCGGGCCCAGAAGATCCGCACGTTGATCAAGCGCGACTTCGAGGCGGCCTACGCCTCCGGCGTCGACGCGATCCTCACCCCCGCGACCCCCTCGGCCGCCTTCGGCATCGGCGAGAAGGCGAGCGCGGATCCGGTCGAGATGTACCTCAACGACGTGTTCACCGTGACGGTGAACATGGCGGGCCTGCCGGGCATCTCGGTGCCGGCCGGCCTCGACGCGCAGGGTCTGCCCCTCGGCCTGCAGCTCATCGGCCGCCCCTTCGACGAGGAGACGCTGTTCGCCGCCGCGCAGACGATCGAGAACGCGGCCGGGCGGATCGGCCTGCCGAAGGCGTGGTGGGCGTGA